A single genomic interval of Armatimonadota bacterium harbors:
- a CDS encoding AGE family epimerase/isomerase: MTPERRQALVATYRDGLLQDTLPFWIKNAVDREYGGYITSLDQDGAILQSDKSVWFQGRFAWLLSTLYNTVERRPEWLQLAKLGIDFINDHCFDTDGRMFFSVTREGKPLRKRRYLFSESFAVIALAAYGTACNDDKYKQQALDLFKLMLHYHCTPGLLEPKTNTDTRPMKGLAMPMVLIVTAQELRKAVNDPICTQVIDEAIAEIERDFLKPEFKCCLEAVGPNGEFIDTFDGRLVTPGHSLECGWFILEEARLRSKDAHLIELGTKIIDWSYQIGWDKEFGGILYYRDAKGAPATEYWHDMKFWWPHNEAVIATLLAYELTDDSRYARWHEAVHNWAYAHFPDSLHGDWFGYLHRDGTVSTRLKGNMWKGPFHLPRMQWYCWQLLEGHLGK; the protein is encoded by the coding sequence ATGACCCCTGAACGCAGGCAGGCCCTCGTCGCAACCTACCGTGACGGTCTTCTACAAGATACTTTGCCGTTCTGGATCAAGAACGCCGTAGACCGCGAATACGGCGGCTACATCACGTCTTTGGACCAGGACGGCGCCATTCTCCAGAGCGACAAATCCGTCTGGTTTCAGGGACGGTTCGCCTGGCTTCTCTCGACACTGTACAACACCGTCGAGCGCCGGCCGGAATGGCTCCAACTGGCCAAGCTCGGCATCGACTTCATCAACGACCACTGCTTCGACACGGACGGCCGCATGTTCTTCTCGGTGACCCGTGAAGGCAAACCGCTCCGCAAGCGGCGCTACCTGTTTTCGGAGTCGTTCGCCGTCATCGCCCTCGCGGCCTACGGCACGGCATGCAACGACGACAAGTACAAGCAGCAGGCTCTTGACCTCTTCAAGCTGATGCTGCATTATCACTGCACTCCGGGACTTCTGGAACCGAAAACGAACACTGATACGCGGCCGATGAAGGGCCTTGCGATGCCGATGGTTCTGATCGTAACAGCCCAGGAATTGCGGAAAGCCGTCAACGATCCCATCTGTACGCAGGTCATCGATGAAGCCATCGCCGAAATCGAAAGGGATTTTCTCAAACCGGAGTTCAAGTGCTGCCTCGAAGCCGTGGGGCCAAATGGCGAGTTTATCGACACCTTCGACGGCCGCCTGGTGACACCCGGCCATTCGCTGGAGTGTGGTTGGTTTATCCTTGAGGAAGCGCGGTTGCGAAGCAAGGACGCTCACCTCATCGAACTAGGTACAAAGATAATAGACTGGTCGTACCAGATAGGTTGGGATAAGGAATTCGGGGGCATCCTGTATTACCGCGACGCGAAGGGCGCTCCGGCCACCGAGTACTGGCACGACATGAAATTCTGGTGGCCGCACAACGAGGCCGTCATCGCCACGCTGCTGGCTTACGAACTAACCGACGATTCCAGGTACGCTCGCTGGCACGAGGCCGTGCACAACTGGGCGTATGCTCACTTCCCGGACAGTCTGCACGGCGACTGGTTCGGATACCTGCATCGCGACGGGACCGTTTCCACGCGCTTGAAGGGCAACATGTGGAAAGGACCGTTCCACCTCCCGCGCATGCAGTGGTACTGCTGGCAACTCTTGGAAGGACACCTTGGGAAATAG